A single region of the Marinilabiliales bacterium genome encodes:
- a CDS encoding helix-hairpin-helix domain-containing protein, with the protein MVTYVCNKLCTHRTNSTGMEKLRQFLASWLTFTRSERNGATALAVIMMLLLVLPWLYEVVRGPAVYEPDQELLELIARFYGTGDEGAPGADTGSPVVTNLQGVVPDSSGNQKLPLAETGMHVGESAPVTDAGSDGVLSLPATEGSGDAKGATATEGSGDAKGATAAASGSVGVQMLRDGGIGRTAGRNVPVRFTVELNSADTACLMAVPGLGPVLSRRILRYRELLGGYYCTSQLLEVYGVDSSRYLQIVHYLDADRSMISKLDLSEGEFRDLLRHPYLDYDQVVWIVRFRESEINTGYDDIFISPLFSRFEAERLRFYLE; encoded by the coding sequence TTGGTAACTTATGTATGCAATAAGCTTTGCACCCACAGGACCAACAGCACCGGTATGGAAAAACTACGGCAGTTCCTGGCCTCCTGGCTCACCTTCACACGTTCTGAAAGGAACGGGGCGACGGCACTGGCTGTAATAATGATGCTTTTGCTGGTTCTTCCCTGGTTGTACGAGGTTGTGAGGGGACCGGCAGTTTACGAACCAGACCAGGAACTACTGGAGCTGATTGCCCGGTTCTACGGCACCGGGGATGAAGGGGCGCCTGGTGCTGATACGGGATCGCCTGTCGTGACGAATCTTCAGGGTGTTGTTCCGGATTCATCCGGTAACCAGAAGCTGCCGCTTGCAGAGACGGGAATGCATGTTGGGGAGAGTGCGCCGGTTACTGATGCAGGGTCTGACGGTGTACTTAGTCTGCCTGCTACTGAGGGATCAGGTGACGCAAAGGGTGCGACTGCTACTGAGGGATCAGGTGACGCAAAGGGTGCGACTGCTGCTGCATCAGGATCAGTTGGTGTACAAATGTTGCGGGATGGCGGCATCGGCCGGACTGCCGGCCGGAATGTCCCGGTCAGGTTCACGGTAGAGCTCAACAGCGCCGACACGGCCTGCCTTATGGCAGTGCCGGGCCTGGGCCCTGTCCTGTCACGCCGGATACTGAGGTACCGGGAGCTCCTGGGAGGGTATTACTGCACTTCGCAGCTTCTTGAGGTATACGGTGTTGATTCATCCCGGTACCTTCAGATAGTTCACTACCTGGATGCCGATCGATCAATGATCTCCAAACTTGACCTTTCGGAAGGGGAGTTCAGGGACCTGCTCAGGCATCCGTACCTCGATTACGACCAGGTTGTCTGGATCGTTCGCTTCCGCGAAAGCGAAATAAATACCGGTTACGATGATATTTTTATTTCACCGCTGTTTTCGCGCTTTGAGGCCGAAAGGCTGAGGTTCTACCTTGAGTGA
- a CDS encoding 30S ribosomal protein S21, which translates to MIVVPLKEGENIERALKKFKRKFEKTGVVKELRSRQAFAKPSVKRREQVKKAIYIQKLQREEE; encoded by the coding sequence ATGATCGTTGTACCATTGAAAGAGGGCGAAAACATCGAGAGAGCTCTGAAGAAATTCAAAAGGAAGTTCGAGAAGACAGGAGTTGTAAAGGAACTGAGAAGCCGCCAGGCTTTTGCAAAACCTTCTGTCAAACGCAGGGAGCAGGTCAAAAAGGCCATATACATTCAGAAGCTGCAGCGGGAAGAAGAGTAG
- a CDS encoding HPF/RaiA family ribosome-associated protein, producing MDIKIHSVRFDADIKLINFIKSKVNKLAQFNDDIIAAEVFLRLENSQDMENKITEIKLDIPGNSLFAKKQGKTFEEATDLTVEALRRQAKKKKEKLRKI from the coding sequence ATGGATATCAAAATTCATTCTGTCAGGTTTGATGCAGACATCAAGCTTATTAACTTCATAAAGTCGAAGGTAAACAAGCTGGCGCAGTTCAATGATGACATTATTGCCGCTGAAGTGTTTCTCCGGCTGGAGAATTCACAGGATATGGAAAACAAGATAACAGAGATCAAGCTGGATATACCCGGCAACAGCCTCTTCGCCAAGAAGCAGGGCAAGACCTTTGAAGAGGCAACTGATCTCACGGTTGAGGCCCTCAGGAGGCAGGCCAAAAAGAAAAAGGAAAAACTGAGAAAGATATGA
- the tuf gene encoding elongation factor Tu has protein sequence MAKAKFERTKPHVNVGTIGHVDHGKTTLTAAITLLLSKKGLSEIKTFDQIDNAPEEKERGITINTAHVEYQTEARHYAHVDCPGHADYVKNMVTGAAQMDGAILVVAGTDGPMPQTREHILLARQVNVPRLVVFINKVDMVDDPELLELVEMEVRELLSFYDFDGDNAPVIHGSALGALNGEEKWEEKVMELMTAVDEFIPVPPRDVEKPFLMPVEDVFSITGRGTVATGRIETGVVNSGEEMQLVGLGAERKTVVTGVEMFRKILDRGEAGDNVGLLLRGVDKKEIKRGMVIAKPGSITPHTKFKAEVYVLKKDEGGRHTPFHNNYRPQFFLRTLDITGEIKLPEGTEMVMPGDNVTITVELIYPVAINQNLRFAIREGGRTVGAGQVIEVLD, from the coding sequence ATGGCAAAAGCAAAATTTGAAAGAACCAAACCTCACGTCAATGTCGGAACCATAGGTCACGTCGACCATGGAAAAACCACCTTGACTGCAGCGATTACACTCTTGCTTTCAAAAAAGGGCCTTTCAGAGATCAAGACCTTTGATCAGATCGACAATGCCCCCGAAGAGAAGGAGAGAGGTATTACCATCAATACTGCACACGTTGAATATCAGACCGAAGCACGTCACTATGCACACGTTGACTGCCCAGGTCACGCCGACTATGTTAAGAACATGGTTACAGGTGCCGCGCAGATGGATGGTGCAATTCTCGTTGTAGCCGGTACTGACGGACCCATGCCCCAGACACGTGAGCATATACTTCTTGCACGCCAGGTGAACGTACCCCGCCTTGTTGTTTTTATTAACAAGGTTGACATGGTTGACGATCCCGAGCTACTAGAGCTTGTTGAGATGGAAGTTCGTGAGCTGCTGAGCTTCTACGATTTTGATGGCGACAATGCACCCGTTATTCACGGTTCGGCGCTTGGCGCCCTCAACGGAGAGGAGAAGTGGGAAGAGAAGGTGATGGAGCTTATGACCGCAGTTGACGAGTTTATTCCTGTTCCCCCGAGGGATGTTGAAAAGCCTTTCCTTATGCCTGTCGAAGATGTGTTCTCGATCACGGGACGTGGTACTGTTGCCACCGGCAGGATTGAAACTGGTGTTGTTAACTCGGGCGAAGAGATGCAGCTTGTAGGCCTTGGTGCAGAAAGGAAGACTGTTGTTACAGGTGTTGAGATGTTCCGTAAGATACTTGACCGCGGTGAGGCAGGTGATAATGTAGGGCTGCTGCTCAGAGGTGTCGACAAGAAGGAGATCAAGAGGGGTATGGTTATAGCCAAGCCCGGATCGATCACTCCTCACACCAAGTTCAAGGCTGAGGTATACGTTCTGAAGAAGGATGAAGGCGGGCGTCACACTCCGTTCCACAACAATTACCGTCCGCAGTTTTTCCTGAGGACCCTTGACATTACCGGAGAGATCAAGCTTCCCGAGGGAACAGAAATGGTTATGCCCGGAGATAACGTTACGATAACAGTTGAGCTTATCTACCCCGTTGCCATCAATCAGAACCTCAGGTTTGCAATACGCGAGGGCGGACGTACCGTCGGAGCCGGACAGGTTATTGAAGTTCTGGATTAG
- the secE gene encoding preprotein translocase subunit SecE encodes MRIKTYFQEAFTELVHKVSWPTWAELQNSAVVVMIASFIIAMIVFGMDMVFENFMEVIYSIFY; translated from the coding sequence ATGAGAATCAAGACATATTTTCAGGAAGCTTTTACCGAACTTGTACATAAAGTGTCCTGGCCAACATGGGCGGAGCTGCAGAATTCAGCCGTGGTGGTTATGATCGCCTCCTTCATCATAGCCATGATAGTTTTTGGAATGGATATGGTTTTTGAAAATTTTATGGAGGTTATTTACAGCATATTCTATTAA
- the nusG gene encoding transcription termination/antitermination factor NusG, which yields MSDNIKKWYVLRAIGGKEKKVKEYLESEINRLNLQDYISQVLIPTEKVYKIRSGKKISKERNYFPGYVLVEAVLAGEIPHILQNIPNVIGFLGSSKGDEPVPLRQSEVNRILGKVDELAASEEEINVPFFVGEAVKVIDGPFNSFTGIIEEVNDEKKKLKVMVKIFGRKTPLELSFMQVEKE from the coding sequence ATGAGTGATAACATAAAAAAGTGGTACGTACTCAGAGCTATCGGGGGGAAGGAGAAGAAAGTCAAGGAATACCTGGAAAGTGAGATCAACAGGCTGAACCTGCAGGACTATATTTCACAGGTTCTGATCCCGACCGAAAAGGTCTATAAGATACGAAGCGGGAAAAAGATCAGCAAGGAGAGAAACTATTTCCCGGGATACGTGCTTGTTGAAGCAGTTCTTGCCGGTGAGATACCTCACATACTTCAGAATATCCCGAATGTTATCGGGTTCCTTGGCAGCAGCAAGGGCGATGAACCGGTGCCGCTGCGCCAGTCCGAGGTAAACCGCATACTCGGAAAGGTAGATGAGCTTGCTGCAAGTGAGGAGGAGATCAATGTGCCGTTTTTTGTCGGTGAAGCCGTCAAGGTTATAGATGGACCCTTCAACAGCTTTACAGGGATAATTGAGGAGGTGAATGATGAGAAGAAAAAACTCAAGGTGATGGTAAAGATATTCGGGCGCAAGACACCTCTGGAACTGAGTTTTATGCAGGTTGAGAAAGAGTAG
- the rplK gene encoding 50S ribosomal protein L11, with the protein MAKEVAGLIKLQIRGGAANPSPPVGPALGAKGVNIMEFCKQFNARTQSSAGKLLPVIITVYSDKSFDFIVKTPPVAVQLMEASKVQKGSSEPNSMKVASVTWDQVKKIAEDKMPDLNAFTVESAMKMVAGTARSMGITVKGASPFAN; encoded by the coding sequence ATGGCAAAAGAAGTTGCTGGATTAATTAAGTTGCAGATCAGGGGTGGCGCCGCCAATCCGTCTCCTCCGGTGGGCCCGGCGCTTGGCGCCAAGGGTGTTAACATCATGGAGTTTTGCAAGCAATTTAATGCCAGGACCCAGTCAAGCGCTGGAAAACTGTTGCCGGTAATTATTACGGTCTATTCTGACAAATCGTTTGATTTTATCGTTAAGACCCCGCCGGTTGCAGTTCAGCTGATGGAAGCCTCCAAGGTACAGAAAGGTTCTTCTGAACCCAACAGTATGAAGGTGGCTTCGGTAACATGGGACCAGGTAAAAAAGATTGCCGAGGACAAAATGCCCGACCTCAACGCTTTTACTGTTGAGTCGGCAATGAAGATGGTGGCCGGTACAGCCAGGAGTATGGGGATAACCGTAAAGGGAGCTTCCCCTTTTGCTAATTGA
- a CDS encoding 50S ribosomal protein L1, which yields MTKLTKNRKAALEKLEPGKLYKLSEAAEMVKDITSARFDASVDIDMRLGVDPRKANQMVRGVVTLPNGTGKEIRVLVLCSPDKEEEAKAAGADHVGLDEYVEKIKGGWTDVDVIITMPSVMAKVGQLGRILGPRGLMPNPKSGTVTMDIGKAVTEVKAGKIDFKVDKFGIVHTSIGKVSFETPKLVENAREFIQTILKLKPAAAKGTYIRSIYLSSTMSPGLKIDPKSVD from the coding sequence ATGACTAAACTCACTAAAAACAGAAAAGCAGCTCTGGAGAAACTTGAACCCGGTAAGCTTTACAAATTGAGCGAGGCAGCAGAGATGGTTAAGGATATAACATCCGCACGTTTTGATGCATCGGTCGATATTGATATGAGGCTTGGTGTAGACCCGAGAAAAGCCAACCAGATGGTCAGGGGAGTTGTTACCCTGCCCAACGGAACCGGCAAGGAGATACGGGTCCTGGTTTTGTGTTCACCTGACAAGGAGGAAGAGGCTAAAGCTGCCGGTGCAGATCATGTCGGTCTTGACGAGTATGTTGAGAAGATCAAGGGAGGATGGACAGATGTGGATGTTATTATAACCATGCCTTCTGTTATGGCAAAGGTAGGACAGCTCGGCCGGATACTGGGGCCACGCGGACTGATGCCTAATCCCAAGAGCGGCACGGTTACTATGGATATCGGAAAGGCCGTAACCGAGGTCAAGGCAGGTAAGATCGATTTCAAGGTAGACAAGTTTGGTATCGTTCATACTTCGATAGGTAAGGTATCTTTTGAAACTCCCAAGCTGGTTGAGAATGCCAGGGAGTTTATTCAGACCATTCTTAAGCTCAAACCTGCTGCTGCGAAAGGTACATACATAAGGAGCATATATCTTTCAAGCACTATGAGCCCCGGTCTGAAAATTGATCCTAAGTCAGTTGATTAG
- a CDS encoding 50S ribosomal protein L10, which translates to MKREDKNVIIQELTEKLNRYDHFYLTNISDLNAADTSLLRRKCFDRSINLVVVKNTLLRKALEQSEKNFDNLYDVLKDSTSVMFSETANVPAKLIKEFRKTHERPLLKAAFVEESFYFGDDQVDILSQLKSREELIGDIIMLLQSPAKNVVSALQSGGGKLAGIVKTLSEKE; encoded by the coding sequence ATGAAGCGAGAAGATAAGAACGTGATTATTCAGGAGCTTACCGAAAAGCTGAACAGGTATGATCATTTTTACCTGACAAACATTTCCGACCTGAATGCGGCTGATACAAGCCTGTTGAGAAGGAAATGCTTTGACAGAAGCATCAACCTGGTGGTGGTAAAAAATACCCTGCTGAGGAAAGCACTTGAGCAATCGGAAAAAAATTTCGACAACCTGTACGATGTTCTGAAAGATTCAACATCGGTCATGTTTTCGGAAACAGCCAATGTTCCTGCCAAACTTATAAAGGAGTTCCGCAAAACGCATGAGAGGCCTTTGCTTAAGGCAGCATTCGTTGAGGAGTCCTTTTACTTTGGCGACGACCAGGTAGATATTCTTTCCCAGCTCAAGTCACGCGAAGAGCTGATAGGAGACATAATTATGCTACTCCAGTCACCCGCCAAAAATGTCGTATCGGCCCTACAGTCCGGTGGCGGCAAGCTGGCAGGAATTGTAAAAACTTTATCAGAAAAAGAGTAA
- a CDS encoding 50S ribosomal protein L7/L12 produces the protein MADLKAFAEQLVNLTVKEVNELAQILKDEYGIEPAAAAVAVAGPAAAEGAAAEEKTQFDVILTAPGGAKLQIVKLVKELTGLGLKEAKELVDGAPKPVKEGVSKEEAESVKSQLEEAGAEVELK, from the coding sequence ATGGCAGATTTAAAAGCGTTTGCAGAGCAATTGGTTAACTTGACTGTAAAAGAGGTAAATGAGCTGGCTCAGATCCTTAAGGATGAATATGGTATTGAGCCTGCTGCAGCTGCAGTTGCAGTTGCAGGTCCCGCTGCAGCCGAAGGTGCGGCAGCTGAAGAGAAGACACAGTTTGATGTGATACTGACAGCACCAGGTGGTGCAAAATTGCAGATAGTTAAGCTGGTTAAGGAACTGACCGGACTTGGTCTGAAAGAGGCTAAGGAGTTGGTTGACGGTGCCCCTAAGCCTGTTAAGGAAGGTGTATCAAAGGAAGAAGCCGAATCGGTCAAATCACAACTTGAAGAAGCAGGAGCAGAAGTTGAACTTAAATAG